One Desulfosoma sp. genomic window carries:
- a CDS encoding VWA domain-containing protein, translating into MDRVIADFVRVLRRAGVLVSPAEHMDALQAAEAAGLADRSVLKAALRSCLAKTPAHRRVFDRCFDGFFTVGPWLRRTAWHEHAEEGVPEGLSPLAAMLLSGDQADLAVAVADAMRQVCLEGARSMIQRGLYVQDVLRRLNVDRLNQDVDVLRSSGGSAAKSQYLEEAKEALVDMVRSYVDSRLRLQGTESPAVALNGVDGDRVRLSGSEWRDVEDMHRLVSALVRKIHARHGRRKKQERLGYLDFKRSLRQSLGTQGLIFVPRWKKARPHRPEIVALCDVSRSVRHVTRFFLFFLHNLNQLVLRLRSFVFCSNLVEVTDIFRKEPLERALARIETGQGLPLIMGLTDYGRTFEDFASQELKTISRRTVLVVLGDARNNHDDPAEGVFRRLRDHVRRIVWLNPEPEPLWDTGDSVMRVYRPYCHVVLPCHSMKDLERLVDVIASPSFSKA; encoded by the coding sequence ATGGACCGCGTGATCGCCGATTTTGTGAGGGTTTTAAGACGAGCCGGCGTTTTGGTTTCCCCGGCCGAACACATGGACGCTTTGCAGGCCGCCGAGGCCGCCGGCCTTGCCGATCGATCGGTGCTCAAAGCGGCTCTCCGATCCTGTCTTGCCAAAACACCCGCTCATAGGCGGGTCTTTGACAGGTGTTTTGATGGATTTTTTACGGTTGGCCCTTGGCTGCGTAGGACAGCGTGGCACGAGCATGCCGAAGAAGGGGTTCCGGAAGGTTTGTCGCCTTTGGCGGCCATGCTTCTTTCTGGAGATCAGGCCGATCTGGCGGTGGCCGTAGCGGATGCCATGCGCCAAGTGTGTCTGGAGGGAGCGCGGTCCATGATTCAGAGAGGGCTCTATGTGCAGGATGTCTTGAGGCGTTTGAATGTGGATCGGCTGAACCAGGACGTGGATGTGTTGCGCAGTTCCGGAGGGTCCGCCGCCAAGAGCCAGTATTTGGAGGAGGCCAAGGAAGCTCTGGTGGACATGGTTCGATCCTATGTGGACAGCCGCTTGCGCCTTCAGGGGACGGAATCGCCTGCCGTCGCCTTAAACGGTGTTGATGGGGATAGGGTGCGGCTTTCCGGTTCGGAATGGCGGGATGTGGAAGACATGCATCGTCTGGTTTCAGCCTTGGTTCGAAAGATTCATGCGCGCCATGGACGAAGGAAAAAACAGGAAAGGCTCGGATACTTGGATTTCAAGAGAAGCCTTCGCCAAAGCCTGGGGACTCAAGGACTTATTTTTGTTCCTCGATGGAAAAAGGCTCGTCCCCATCGACCAGAAATCGTGGCCCTTTGTGATGTGAGCCGGTCGGTGCGGCATGTGACACGCTTTTTTCTCTTTTTCCTTCACAACCTGAACCAGTTGGTTTTACGCCTTCGTTCTTTCGTGTTCTGTTCAAACCTGGTGGAAGTTACAGATATTTTTCGTAAGGAACCCTTGGAACGGGCTCTGGCCCGTATCGAAACGGGTCAAGGTCTGCCTCTGATCATGGGCCTTACCGATTACGGACGAACCTTTGAAGACTTTGCTTCGCAGGAGCTCAAAACCATCTCGCGCCGCACAGTGCTCGTGGTGCTTGGGGATGCCCGCAACAATCATGATGATCCCGCCGAAGGCGTCTTTCGGCGCCTTAGGGATCATGTCCGTCGAATCGTATGGCTGAACCCAGAACCCGAACCCCTATGGGACACAGGGGATTCGGTCATGCGTGTGTACCGGCCCTATTGCCATGTTGTTTTGCCGTGTCATTCCATGAAGGATCTGGAACGTCTTGTCGATGTGATCGCTTCCCCTTCCTTTTCAAAGGCATAA